AAGAACGCCGCATGAGCAGAACGGAACCGTTGCACCGGCTAGCGCAGCTCCCGCGACGGCTACTTTTTCTTGGCGAGAGAACACTCCCCGTATTTTTTCAGCAAAACCTGAGACTGTTGCCCATGCTGAGGCTGACACGCTGAACAGAATGTATGGCAGGATCTCCCACATCTGCTCGGCGACGAAAATAATATTTTTCCAAAGTTCAACCCCTAGTTTGCTTTGCATCGGGGCGGGAAGGGTGAGAGAGGCAAGTGCTGCTGTTGCAATGGCCATTGTACTGGCGATGAGTCGCCAGCGGTTTCTCACATAGGTGCTGCTGGTGTTCGACGAATGGGCTGCTCCTTGGGAGGCGCCTGAGTCACAACAACTCACTGGCAAGACCGATGCCGAATCGCAACAAGCAGGTGGTGCGCTAAGTATTTGAAGTTTGTCCGGGCTTTTTGATTCTGTAGCCATGTTGCTAGCTCTCTATCTTCGACTCGGTCGAGGCTGCCCGTGCAAGTTGCTCAAGCGCGACAACGAAATTTTCGCTTTCCTCTTGCGGCAGATGCTCGATGAGCTTGCCCTCTCGCTCTGCACACTCGCACCTAATCTCATCCCAGAGCGCAAAACCCTTCATCGTGGGCTCAAGACAGCACACGCGCCGGTCACCCGGTTTTTGACCCCGTTCGATAATCTCTCGCTCTACCAGTGGGTCCGAACAGCGCGTCAGTCCGCTAGGTGTGAGGCCCAGCTTTCCAGCGAGATATCCCATCGTTAGCGTCTCGGAGCTTTCCTCGCATAGGGTGCGCAAAAGACTCCACTGCGTCAGAGTAATGTCGTGGCAACACACAGTCTCCCGGTCGATGGGGTGCATGACTGACCATAGGGTGTGAAGCGCCTGGTGGAAGCGCTGTCCAAGCGCCCCCTCGACGTCACCTGCGTGAGTTGGTGTGGCCCTATTAGTGCCCTCGCGGGCAGGTTTTTCCTTAGTGGTCATGGCCTTTAGTCTCCTGCCTTAAGAGGGCGAATATCTCGATCCAGGCGGGAATGTATCTTGGATCAATAATTGACTTAAGCAAATATATAGTCTTTCAAGCTTCCCGTCAAGTAAATTTCCCCAGCTTTAGCTCAAGCGGTTTTGTCCTAACCTCTCTTCAAGCGGATTTTCCTCAATTTCCCACCGAATCCCTTTCCTGAACAGCATTTTGAAGCCTCCCTCCTCGCCCAGAGGGGTCGATACGCGCTACCCTGGACTGATTCCATTTTTAAAACATTTATTCAAAGGAAAGTATCCTGGATTTAAGGGCTTTAATCGGAGGGGAGGCAAAATGAACATAATCGACCTGAACAAAGAAAAATCATTTCGTCCCAAGCTACACACGCCGGTGCGGCTGGGGAAATTCCCAGAGGGCGTCGTCGCGGTGGATTGCTTTGCGCCCGGGCAGATCGGCCCCATGCACAAGCACGAAGAATCCACGGAGATTAATTTTTGCTATCAGGGCGGCGGCACCATGAAGACAGATGAGGGCAAAGAGGCGGTCTTGCCCGGCACCTTCGTTATCCACCCGCACGGGGAGTATCACGAATTCGAAAACGGGCCGGAGGAAACCCTTCTCTTCCGCCTGCGCCTGGGTGGGGATGAGAGCATCCACCGCCGCGCGTGGCGGGAAAACCCTGACTGGAAGCCCGAGGACGAAACGTAGCGCCGATGCGTTTAGCGTTAGATTCTCAAGATTCCGGCGGCGGCGCAGCGTCCACCGAGCCGGTGAATTTTATTTTTCGTTTTCACAAAGGGAGCGCCGCACCCCTTTAAAGAGGAAGGACCGTATGCCCCTTTTCGTTGTTCAGTCGAGAAGAAAGGAAAACATACCGGACGCCGAGTACAAGGCCGCCCGGCAGGAGCACCTCCGCTGGCAGTTTGAGACAGAGGCCAGCGGTCGCCTTTTTGCCGCCGGCGGGCTGATTGATCCCGCCGAGGGCCCGCCCCCACGGGGGGGCATGTATATCGTCATCTGCGAGGACGAAAGGCAGGCGAGGGCCCATGCCGAGTCTGACCCCTACCACGCCCGGGAGATTCGGGATTACACCCTTCATCTTTGGACACTCAACGAAAGCTCCTTCCTTGGGATGGGCTTTCGGGCGACCCTGAATGGCGACGATCCGTCGAATCCCAAATACCGCCCGCCCGCCGCTGGGGCGAGTTGATTTTATCGGTTCTATAATAAGGAGTTTTTTCGTGTCGCTTATCGATCTGACGATTCCTATCAGGGAGCAGATGCCGGTCTGGCCGGGCGATCCTTCGCCGAGCATACGGTACACAAGCTCTTTTGAGGCGGGAGATCACAACAACGTTAGCGCGGCGACTATCGGCCTTCACACCGGCACCCACATGGATGCGCCCAAGCATTTTATTCGCGGTGCGGGTGGGATGGAAACGATCTCGCTTGATACCCTTATTGGCCCGGCGCGGGTTATAGAAATTGAAAACCCTGAGCGTGTTGAGGCCGAGGAGTTGCAAGGAAAAAACATTGAAGGTGCGACAAGGTTCTTGATCAAAACGCGCAACTCGGCCTCAAAGTGGTGGAAAAAACCCTTTGATCGCGCTTTTTGTCACATGACCGAGGAGGCGGCGCGTCTGCTTCTCGATGCGGGAATGAAACTTTTGGGTGTCGATTGCCTCTCTGTCGATGGGCATGCGGCTGCCATCGCTGATGCGCCGGTGCACAATCTATTGCTCCCCGCAGGCGTTGTGTTGCTTGAGGGCCTCAATCTTTCGGGGGCCGCTCCTGGCGACTATGAGCTTATTGCGCTGCCCGCCCTATTTGAGGACAGGGACGGCGCGCCTGCGAGAGTAGTGTTAAGAGGTCTTTAGTTTTCTGTGGCAGATGTGTCCGCTATTCGGCGGGAAGGAATTTTGATTCTGTTTTTCTGATGGCGTCGTATCCGGCCAAATCGAAACGTTGGGGGTAGGTAAGCATTCGCCCGGCCATTGATTCGAGCGATCCCTTCTCTTTTAAAATCTTTGCGGCCTCGCGCATGGCAAAAGCGGAAATTCGCTGTAGCTCGCCAGGATAGACGGCTATCTTAAAACCCATCTTCTCTAGTTTCGAGGGCGCCATTTTCTCTGCCCCCCAGGCGACGACAAGAAGGCAGGGCGCATCTACTTCAAGGGGGATGCGGGCGAGTTCCGCCTCGCCCTCGGGCCCGGTGATAAAAAGGATATCGGCCCCTGCTTTGCTGTAGGCCTGGCAGCGCCGGATGGCCTCGTCAATGCCGTGGCTCTCTCTGGCGTCGGTGCGAGCGATGATGACGAAGTCGGGGTCTTTTCGCGCTTGCGCGGCGGCGGCAATTTTCAAACACATCTCCTCGGCGTCGATTACTTCCCGGCCGGAGAGGTGGCTGCATTTTTTGGGTGATATCTGGTCTTCGAACTGGATGCCCGAGGCACCCGCACTCTCGAACTCACGAAGGGTACGCTGAGCGTTGACGGCGTTTCCGTATCCCGTGTCGGCGTCGGCGATAACGGGAAGCGAGACGACCGACGTGATGCGCCCGCAGGCCTCGGCCATTTCGGTGAGGGTCAAGAGCCCTACATCGGGCAGCCCGTGGGTTCCCAGCGAGACACCAGAGCCCGTCATGTAGAGAAGCTCGAAACCCGCCTCGGCGGCGACCTGGGCCGAAATGCCATCCCAAACGCCGGGTGAGGATATAAGGCCGGGTGCGGTGAGCATCTCTCTGAGTTTGGCGGGTTGTGAAGTCATTTCTCGTCTCCTGGGTTGACGCCTTCCGTTGAGCAATACTTTCCATCAAAAAAACGCCCTTTAGTATGTGATACTCCCGAGTATGCCAACACGGAATTTTGCTGGCAACGGTATGTGAAAGGGCGAAAATTTCTGGACCGTTTGCGCCGAAATATAAAAATCGTAATGATCTGGATAGCCGTCAAACCAGTTGTGTCGGGAGGGTTTTTTATATGAGAGAGTTGGCATCTAAGGAATGTGTGCCTTGCAAGGGTGGTGTCCCGCCCCTCGGGGGGGATGAACTGGATAGTCTGAAGGGTCAGCTAGGGGGTGAGTGGGAGATCATCGATTCGCATCATCTTGAAAAAGACTATAGGTTCCCGGATTTTCGTGCCGCACTCGATTTCACCAACAGGGTAGGGGAGCTTGCCGAGGCGCAAGGTCACCATCCGGACATCTATCTGGCCTGGGGGAAAGTTAAAGTGACGATCTGGACGCACAAGATCGATGGTTTAACCGAGAGCGACTTTGTCTTCGCCGCAAAGTCGGATGCGGTTCTTTAAAATTGCGAATTGCCTTCCTGAATTCCTGGTACGCCGATTCTGCCCAGGGTAGCGGTACGGCGGCGGCCATTTCGGGCCTGCGCCGCGGGCTTGAGAATTTAGGTCATCAGGTGGAAATTCTTTCTCCAAATGTTTCTACCCCGGGTTTTTTTAGGCGGCTTCTCTATAACATCGGGCTTACGACGCGCTCCTTGGCGAGCCGTTTTGATTTGCTCGTGGGATTCGATATCGACGGGTTTCTTCTTTCTACCTCGGTTAGCCGATCAGTGTGCCTCTTTGGTGTTTCAGCAGAGGAAATGCAATTTGAAAGGGGATGGCCGCGTCTCTATCTCGCTGCGTTGTCGCGGCTTGAGAGACAAAACGCCCGCCGGGCCTTTAGGGTGATCGTTCCCAGCGAGCACAGCCGGCGGGTTGCGATAGATTCTTACGGACTGAAGGCAGATTGTGTCGTGGTTGTTCCGCTGGGAATAGATCTTGAAGTTTGGAATGTGGTAGACACCTACTCGACTCGGCGCCAAAATAACCCTCCGACAATACTTTCTGTTGCACGCCAATACCCTCGAAAAAATACGACTTCGCTTATATCTGCGATGCCCGGTGTTCTTCGAAAGGTGCCTGATACACGTTTGCGAATTGTCGGTGGCGGTCCAATGTTGCCTATGTTGCGCAAGCAGGTGGCGTCGTTAGGACTTGAAAAATCAGTTGAATTTACAGGTGAATTGACTACTGATGACGAAGTGAGGAAGGAGTTTTTTGAGGCCGATGTTTTTGCGCTGCCTAGTCTTCAGGAGGGGTTCGGCCTGGTTTTCCTTGAGGCGATGGCTGCCGGGCTCCCCATCGTAGCTGCACGCGCTGCCGCTGTTCCCGAAGTGGTTCCGGATGGGGAGGCTGGAATCCTCGTTCCGCCCGGAGATGTCGATGCGCTTGCCGAGGCGCTCATTCGTTTACTGAAAGATGAAAAACTGCGGATGGAGATGGGGGGCGCAGGACGAAAGCGAGCGCGTTTTTATATATGGGAGGAGAAATGCTCGTTGCTTCTTAAGTCGCTCGGATAACCCGAGGCCATATGCATCAGGACGGTGTTCATATTTGAAATCTTGTCGCTGAGACTCTCGGCAATGTGGGTGAGTATTTTAATCGTCAAATTAGGAGACGGATTTGAGGACGGGTGGTGCAGCAGTTTGTCAAAATCGAGTTGAAGGAGTGTCGAGTGGCCTTTTGATTTTGTCGTGGCGGATCGAGGTTGATTGTTGAACATTGACATCTCGCCCATGATATCGCCTACGGCGAGGGTAGCCACAGTGTTAGAGCCGTCTTTATCATAGCCCCCGAGTTGAACTTCGATCTCCCCACTTACAATGAAGTAAATTGAACGGTCTTCGAGCGAGCCTTCCTCAAAAATAATTTCGTCATCGTTGAAATTATGCATGACACCATGGACAAGCAGTTCATGGCGTTCATCGTCGTTAAGTATTTGAAAAATACCAATGTTGGCAACGCGTTTGAGCAACTCTGCTCTTTGAGCCGCGAACCTGGAACCGAATGCGGTGGGCATTTCTGTTGTCCTCGAGAAAAAGAACCAATGCAGGCACTGATAAAATTCAAAATTTCAGTGACCCAGTAATTAGATCGTAAATCTTGATCCAGAGAAAAATTCTCGAATCAATATAATCAAACGAGTGGCTATTGCCATACTAAATATTGTAGTCGTATGCCAAAAAGCATCGTCAAGGATAGAGAACTATATTTTAAAAATCAAGAATTTGTAGATAACTTAACTATATTAATAAAAATAATGAAATGTATTTTTACGTAAAAAGTATCCTGAATCACCGTAGGTCGTTCTTTTTCAATGGGTATTATGTTTTTTTCCTTGCGATTTAATTTAAATATGGTTAAATAACTTCGCTAACGGAAAAATAACATTTAATTTTTCCGGAGAGATTAAAATGTAGTTGAGTGCTAAAGGGTGATATTTGCTTCTTTGATGATTGTTTTTTGACGATTTATTTAACTATGGCACCAAATTTTGTTGTGATGTGTTGTGGCTCTATCTAAAAGGGTGAATTGGGTTAATGACGATCTCCCCTCAGAGGGATATATTAATTGGCAAGGAAGTACTGAGAGCAGTAAGTGTATGAATTTGTGTTTGTTTTGAATGAACTGAAGGGATTTGAATTTGGTTCGGATTTAAGATGATAAGGCACACCTTGAGAAATTAATTGGTGGCATATCATTTGCTCTTTAGTGCTTGCAGAAGAGTTGAGGTCTTCAATGCTGGAGTCTTCAAGGTAGTTGGTTGTTATCTGGGTAGTTGAGGCAGTTTCTTTTCAGAGGAGAGGTGAAAATGATGTGGAATCTCTTAAAAAGCCGTATGGTTCGTGAAGAGGGTCAGAGTCTCGTTGAGTACG
The window above is part of the Nitrospinaceae bacterium genome. Proteins encoded here:
- a CDS encoding cyclase family protein, translated to MSLIDLTIPIREQMPVWPGDPSPSIRYTSSFEAGDHNNVSAATIGLHTGTHMDAPKHFIRGAGGMETISLDTLIGPARVIEIENPERVEAEELQGKNIEGATRFLIKTRNSASKWWKKPFDRAFCHMTEEAARLLLDAGMKLLGVDCLSVDGHAAAIADAPVHNLLLPAGVVLLEGLNLSGAAPGDYELIALPALFEDRDGAPARVVLRGL
- a CDS encoding MarR family transcriptional regulator, which translates into the protein MTTKEKPAREGTNRATPTHAGDVEGALGQRFHQALHTLWSVMHPIDRETVCCHDITLTQWSLLRTLCEESSETLTMGYLAGKLGLTPSGLTRCSDPLVEREIIERGQKPGDRRVCCLEPTMKGFALWDEIRCECAEREGKLIEHLPQEESENFVVALEQLARAASTESKIES
- a CDS encoding cyclic nucleotide-binding domain-containing protein translates to MPTAFGSRFAAQRAELLKRVANIGIFQILNDDERHELLVHGVMHNFNDDEIIFEEGSLEDRSIYFIVSGEIEVQLGGYDKDGSNTVATLAVGDIMGEMSMFNNQPRSATTKSKGHSTLLQLDFDKLLHHPSSNPSPNLTIKILTHIAESLSDKISNMNTVLMHMASGYPSDLRSNEHFSSHI
- a CDS encoding 4a-hydroxytetrahydrobiopterin dehydratase is translated as MRELASKECVPCKGGVPPLGGDELDSLKGQLGGEWEIIDSHHLEKDYRFPDFRAALDFTNRVGELAEAQGHHPDIYLAWGKVKVTIWTHKIDGLTESDFVFAAKSDAVL
- a CDS encoding isocitrate lyase/PEP mutase family protein — protein: MTSQPAKLREMLTAPGLISSPGVWDGISAQVAAEAGFELLYMTGSGVSLGTHGLPDVGLLTLTEMAEACGRITSVVSLPVIADADTGYGNAVNAQRTLREFESAGASGIQFEDQISPKKCSHLSGREVIDAEEMCLKIAAAAQARKDPDFVIIARTDARESHGIDEAIRRCQAYSKAGADILFITGPEGEAELARIPLEVDAPCLLVVAWGAEKMAPSKLEKMGFKIAVYPGELQRISAFAMREAAKILKEKGSLESMAGRMLTYPQRFDLAGYDAIRKTESKFLPAE
- a CDS encoding glycosyltransferase family 4 protein; this translates as MRIAFLNSWYADSAQGSGTAAAISGLRRGLENLGHQVEILSPNVSTPGFFRRLLYNIGLTTRSLASRFDLLVGFDIDGFLLSTSVSRSVCLFGVSAEEMQFERGWPRLYLAALSRLERQNARRAFRVIVPSEHSRRVAIDSYGLKADCVVVVPLGIDLEVWNVVDTYSTRRQNNPPTILSVARQYPRKNTTSLISAMPGVLRKVPDTRLRIVGGGPMLPMLRKQVASLGLEKSVEFTGELTTDDEVRKEFFEADVFALPSLQEGFGLVFLEAMAAGLPIVAARAAAVPEVVPDGEAGILVPPGDVDALAEALIRLLKDEKLRMEMGGAGRKRARFYIWEEKCSLLLKSLG
- a CDS encoding cupin domain-containing protein, with the protein product MNIIDLNKEKSFRPKLHTPVRLGKFPEGVVAVDCFAPGQIGPMHKHEESTEINFCYQGGGTMKTDEGKEAVLPGTFVIHPHGEYHEFENGPEETLLFRLRLGGDESIHRRAWRENPDWKPEDET